Genomic DNA from Manihot esculenta cultivar AM560-2 chromosome 15, M.esculenta_v8, whole genome shotgun sequence:
GCGGCTCATGGACTTTCTTTGGGTTGAAACATTTTATTAACCGTTCTCCTTTTCCCGCGactacttttttctttttcttaatttttcttaTGGACTTACTCTTATATCgccttttaaaataatatttaatattttttattaatgtttaaaagtcaaaataatgaattaaattgtttatttttattgcattgacattatattaaataatctattcaatttgaaatagaaaatGAGGCATgccaaaaaaattgaaatatatcaATCAAAAAGAGAGATAACCCACTTATCAACTCTTGAAATGTAATTTGCTAAAACTCTTGGTATAAAGGGTAAAAGAAATATAGCAAAATTTACAAGAAAAAGggtaatttttctttcattccatTTCTGAAAGAGTATAGTACAAAATCAGACAGCCGTCATTTCatcaaagtaaaaaaataataataaaaaaaatacctaaaTTATGTTACAAAAACTTACAACATGACAGAATTCAATCCTTTCAGTAGTTCTTCGCAGAAATCAGCACTAGGATGGATCTGCTTGCCTCCTAACTCCTTTTGGAAAATCATGTATTGTTTCACAAAACAGTAAAACCCAAAACCCAAAAGACAAAAAATGAACAAACCATGATCTAAACTTCACAAGTGTCGGCACTGTCCAGGGACTCATCTCTCCGGTGGCATTCGGAGACTGGAGTCTTGATTTCTAGTTGGTCTAAATCGATGGAAACCTCATCAGCTGTGGCAGAAAGGGATTTTCTGTGATGATGCCTTCTATTATGCCTGAGTTTGAGAATCCGTGTGAGTACTTGCACAACGTCCCTCATGGAAGGCCGTTTTTTGGGTACACGGTTGATGCATTTATATGCAAGAGTCGCCACCTCATTCAGCTCCTGAACATCAAATTTCCCATCTAGACGTGAATCCACTATTTCCTCCCACCCCACTTTCCCCTCAGTGTTCATTGCTGCCTGTTTATCATCGCAAGCCATTTAAGTTAACAAAAGTTGGCATAAATATGTCTGCATTTTCaggaagagagagagggagagagatagAAAACTTACGAGTTCAACATATTCCATGAGACCCTGTTGAGGATTTCTGCCAGCTATAAGTTCAAAAAGCAACACTCCATAGCTGTAGACATCACTCTTCTTTGTGAAGTTCCCTGTAGATATGTATTCAGGATCGAGATATCCAAAAGTTCCCCGTATATTAGCCGCATGTCTGTCCACCATCTCTTCTCTTGAAAGCCCAAAATCTGCTACCTACTTAGACCAGGGAAAACAAATTAGTGTGGACTCGCTGAGGGACTAATAAAATATACTGGGTATTCTTAAAATATAATCATTAGTTTAACAGGGTCCTCCAAAAAATCAACAAAAAGAAGGGAATTCCGCAGATGGCTAGGCAGAAATTCAGACTATCATTATTATAACTGAGTTGTCTCCAGGATCTAAGCTCTCAAATTCAGTCCCAATACAAGTCAATTGTaccaaaaagaaaattataatagttaaagaTTTGACATTGCACGACAGACATACCCTGGCTCTCACAGAATGATCCAACAGAATGTTGGAAGATTTAATATCTCGGTGAATCACAGGAGGAACTGCctgaaattgaaaaagaaatattagaGATTGAGCTAATAAGTTATTATCATGAATGCAGAAAGACAGGCATGcacaaatatacatacatgcTATTGGCTAAATAAAATCGAAGTTTACCCCATCATGAAGATATTCTAAACCCCTTGCTACATCTAGGGCAATATAAACCCTCAAATCCCAGCTCAATGGTTCATGGCTTTCACCTGCATGAAAAGAGAAAAGCATGTAACTTTTCACAGAAATGGCATATGATTTAGAATATAAATGTGCTGCAAACAAATATTTGCCTTCTCTCTAATTCTAGTTTCACCATTGGAATGCAAATTATAGCTAATTGATTATATGATTGATTTGCAATGTTGTTATGAAAGATGATATACACAAGAAAGGATCAGTTCAACTTTCAGATGTATGAGGTTTTATGCTAAATTTGATTATACAATAAAAAGGTTCAGAATGAACTTGACTTGAGGTTTCTAAAATTTTGAAacttttgatcatgtaatagtGTTAGAAGAATAGAAACAAAGATGAACTTCTGTGCACATCCTTTGAATCATAGCAAATCGACACTCTTACGTCCTATTTGACCTTGTGTAGAATTGGAAAAAAAATCAACGGAGAATGAAAGGCATGTTTATTAATTGAACAGAACTTGATTTAACTTTTCACCATGGAATGAGACAATTAGTGGATCATAAACACAAAATGAAGAAACCTTATTCTTACTGGGCATTCCCTTTTTCAACATTCAAAAGATTATGCGTTACCCAAAGTCAGAACTTGGGAATACCCTTATTTGATATCTTTCAATTGTGTTTCACATTTTCACACATGGTATCCGCAATAATTCATTTTCTTGCTGAACCTTCCAAAACTTGGGATAATGCATACACGACAAAGAAGTTCTCATTTTAGGAACAACTCCAACTAGGAACCGGTTCTTCAATTACTGAAATCTGTGCTATGACAGGTCCAAAAATCACAAGTGATGCGTTTCTGGTAATTAAATGATGCCAATCATCATGCAACTATGCTTGGGATAGCTATCCAACAACAGGTTCCAGAAAGTAAATCAATTTTCCTAACATATACAGAGTTAATGCTTACTTACTGTACAAATGAGAAGCCAAGCTGCCTTTACTCATGTAGACATATATAAGCATGTGTTGGCCCTTTTCTGCACAATATCCAACCAAATTCACCAGGTTTCTATGATGCAACCTTCCCAATAGCATAACCTGAAAAATAATCACAAGGAGTTCAAATGTTGAAATTGATGAGCAACACTGAGACAGGAATAAGTGAATccataaatataaacaaaacacataaaatgCATTCAAATTGCAGAAGTCATGCAGAGGGGCAAATCAAACAAACCTTCCAACAGCATAGATTTAATTACTAGGCAAATTTTTGCCATGGTGCTTTCTTGgtcaattttatttcaaaatctaCCTTTTTTTCTAACATCACTTCAGTGCAAAGCTCCAGCCATATCAATATTCACAGTGATAGAACTATTGCCTACTTGTTTTACTCATTATTCTTATTCTTCTATGCctgacttaatttttttttttcctgctgATGGGAAAACTTccactaataaattttctttatccAGCATCTCTCATTCATTTCAAAAGAAAACATAGAGTGAAAATCATTATACAATGGTAGGAAATTGACAGAGTCAGACCTTGAACATATAATAAAAGTCACTGATTCAGGAACCAGATCCAGTGCTGCTCAAGACATGTCTGAGCAAGTTGTCAATTTTTAATTGAgctttaatataaaaagaaaggTTTATGTTTATTGCCACATGCTTTGCAACTTGTAATATGCTTATAAAACACAGTTGGTTTGCCTATGCAAGTGAAACATTAACTGTTAACCAAATGTACCTCAGTGTGAAACTCTTTCTCCCCTTGCTTGGAATTGGTTGCAAGCACTTTAACTGCAACAGTCTCACCAGTTGACATTTGAGCTTTATAAACAGGACCAAATGCTCCTTGTCCTATCAGTGTTGTAAAATTATAGGTTGCTTTTTGCAGATCCCTGCATGAGTAGCACCAGGAACAAAATTATAAACAtggaatgaaagaaagaaaagaatcaaAATTATTAACCGCATAGTTTTAGTCACCATTTTATATAATGTTAGTAATCCTTCACAGCCACAGATGTTAGAAAACTCACATTACGAGTTCAAGGATATAATCTATAAAAGAGCACAAAACACCATAGCTATATACCAAGAGATTGCATATGCTGTTCAGCCATGGTGGAAAAGCCATAGTGCAAAAGTTTAAAGGAAAACATACTTGTAAGAATACTCTGGGATTCCAGAGACGGCCATCATATTGTTTTTCTTGAATCCTTCAAGCCACAAGGACATGCCATTGCGTCCAGATTTAACAGGTGATTCTGGGGCAAGAGTCGAGTCTGATAATATAGTACATGAATCAGCACCGTTTTCCCGGATAGGGATGGTGGCCGCTCTCCTAGAGCTGCTGTTGCCTATCTGCGAGCGTTTCCTATGGTACCTAAAACAGACGAGTGCCAAAACTGCTATAAGCACTCCAATCACCACACCTATTGAGATTCCAATGATCAACCCGGATGACTCCCCTTTCATCTTCTCGGTTCTTTTCTATTTGCTATAGAAGACTCCAATCCATTGACTGCCATATAAAGTAAAGCAGGGTTCAATTTTCATCTCTATAGTTTTAAAACAAAGCAGACTTTCAAAAAATTTGACCTTTCAATTGTTAATTCAATAGCTATTTATTGCAATGAAATCCATAGATTGGCTAATATAATGCTGAAAGgtcaaattgaagaaaaaagtcATCGAGAAACAAATGCTGAATTGGTAAACAACCAACAAAAGAACAGCCCTGCATTCAAATAGAATAGTATTATAGCAGAAGCCAATTCCATACGTCTACACTGCTCAAGAAATCCACAAAACTATTAATTTGTCCTTGATtaacttgataaaaaaaaacatggAAATATTCATACGCACACGCACGCTAATCTGGGTTTCGTCCTTAATTAACTtgatagaaacatggaaatatTCACTAACAtgggaaagaaaatataatcaaattaatttttaaaggaAGACCCACTAACATTACTTAGTAAAGGTTAATTTTAACAGAAATTCCGGAGCAAGGTTGAAAAAAAAAGTGCATCTTTCATCAAGGTAGCTAAGACAAGGAATCAGAAAGGTGAAGAGAGAGACCCAGCAACActaaatatcaattttatttaagatGAGATTTTTATGACAGAAACAGCTGAATCGATATTTGTAAATGAAATTCACTTATAAACAAAACTTAATTCAGGAACTGTTATCAAACTTCACATTGTCTGATGCATAAAATAGATTAACAAATAAACTTGGTCAATAATTAAACACTTCAGTGATCTGTTTGTTTCCAGAGAAAGGCAGGGGAAAAGACCTTGTCTTTTACACAGTTTTCTCAGCAATCGAACAATCTTGAGAAGAATAAAGATATGAGCAAATTGAATCCACATGTCGAAGTGATAGCAAGAGTAAAAGACAGCCAAATGAAAgtaaaactaaaagcaaaaaacatgtttttggagaaaaaaaaaaaaaaaaaagaagaaagaaacctTTAACACATTGATGAAAGCCAACATTTGAAGTCGAAAACTCACCAGTAACTAGTTGAGAGTCGAGACCGTTACAAGTTTCTTGAAAGcagaaacagagaaaaagaaacaaagaaagcaagaagacaAAAATGAAAATGCTCAAGTGAGATCCGAAGTTTAGGAGTAATGAGAAAGAATAATCAAAAAGCTGTGATGAAGAAAGCAAAGGATAGGATCTGCTTCAAGAAAAGACAGAGAAAACAGAGTTTTGGACAAGAAAATGAGTGTGTTGAAGCCTTGAAGGAGAACCAGAAACagttcttattttcttttttcttaatttcaaaTTCCGTGAGTCGCCGTTTGCTTGCATTTTGTAGGTAATAAAACGCAAAGAAGGTGTCAGGAATGAGTAGAGATAATTTTCTTAGTTCCCAAAATAGCCTCGGATTTTGTGTTATGACGAACGTGTCCCTTGTATAAGGAATTTATGTTCTGAAGGGTTGGGTTGGATTGGGTGTGGTCGGGGACCAGATTTAACTTGAGCAACTGGACACGTGGGGCCTATAGGGCTAAGTAATTATTACGGAACTCCAAAATtccaaaaaaaggaaagaaccgCTAAATGATTCACCAGTCTAAATCTAATCCATACTGCTAATGATACTTAACTGCGTTTTCCATAAATaacactaaataaataaatatatatataaaaaaaaaaaagagaaaatccaAGATCGACCCATAAAACTCGTATTTATGATCGTAATTATATAGTGCAAAAatcaacaattaaaaaaaattgttgtaaaaatataaattatatataaaaaaagagttGGTGAGACTGTGTACTCGCCTGAGTATGTGTTGGAGTAGAGCAGTAGAAGAGGGAAGGAGAATTAGCAAAGTGCAGTGGGTAGTTGGTGGTAGTGGTGGTGTGTAGCTTGGCAGTTAATAGGTGAGAAAATTTTGCTATTTGGTAAGAAGCAACTGTCAACCAAACCTAATATAACTGGAAAGTTTGAAATTATTGTCCAACAATCTAATTTCAGGTGATGAAACTGATTAACCCCACACTCACCCCCTTGCCTGAAAATGACTCCCTTATATTAATTAACATAATTCTCCCTCtcttttttaatcaattttagaaaaaatatttaatgataatattattattgatttgaGTATTAGATTAGagctttatttaaaaaaatttaaaaaaacttttatcCAATTTTATGTTTCTTTTGATATGAATTCTTGTAGAGTAAGCAATTTCGTCTGTTTTTTCCTCTTGCTAGTTATGAAATTTTTGTAAAACAAGTGCATATCACAATCACAAAGACATAATTATAGAAGTGCAACTATCATACTAGTTGAcacaattattaatttaataattatcttCTCTAATTCgactataaaaattatttaatcagTATCAATAGCCCAATGATACTATCTCGTACAtacgtaaatattttttttttattgattgaaatttttgaagaaatttaaaatatttctaatgttattaatataaaattattttttactaatttcattttaattcaaCAAATCATGTCttttcataaatataaatatatttcatattaagtattttaaattttaaaaatacacacTTCTTTTTATATTGAATAATTATTCAATTTCCTTTCCATATAATTTATTCACGGCTTAATCTCATTTATAAACAcggaatatttttatataaattaattaactaaaatatataaattttataattagtaaATAAAGATAAACTGCGTTacgattatttaatatttttttattttacataaataCATGATTGAGATTTCATTACCAAAATATATCGaaacaatttttatatatatcacAGAAAATACACATTTTATTGAGATTTCATTACCAAAATATATCGaaacaatttttatatatatcacagaaaatatacatttttacaagtaattttttcttttataagtaACAAATTTAATTAGAGTAATTcaactaaaaaattttaaaattttcaaaagtgttaaaattatttttatttaattttttattttttttaatcattttatttaattttttagaaattaaaagtatttttttatgaagggaaataaattatttttttcatttaatta
This window encodes:
- the LOC110601681 gene encoding calcium/calmodulin-regulated receptor-like kinase 1, which translates into the protein MKGESSGLIIGISIGVVIGVLIAVLALVCFRYHRKRSQIGNSSSRRAATIPIRENGADSCTILSDSTLAPESPVKSGRNGMSLWLEGFKKNNMMAVSGIPEYSYKDLQKATYNFTTLIGQGAFGPVYKAQMSTGETVAVKVLATNSKQGEKEFHTEVMLLGRLHHRNLVNLVGYCAEKGQHMLIYVYMSKGSLASHLYSESHEPLSWDLRVYIALDVARGLEYLHDGAVPPVIHRDIKSSNILLDHSVRARVADFGLSREEMVDRHAANIRGTFGYLDPEYISTGNFTKKSDVYSYGVLLFELIAGRNPQQGLMEYVELAAMNTEGKVGWEEIVDSRLDGKFDVQELNEVATLAYKCINRVPKKRPSMRDVVQVLTRILKLRHNRRHHHRKSLSATADEVSIDLDQLEIKTPVSECHRRDESLDSADTCEV